GggtatttcacaataatattataaaaatactgttgTATAATCGAAATTGAATTGCCTGTCCGATATTTTTAtcctaattaattatatcaaccAAACAATATTGGTTatacgtatcatattatattatattatagatcagTTTATTGGAAAAGTCGCGTTGTTATACgttacaatatgtatttattttttgaacttattGAAATACGGTCATAGACCGtttgtaaaactaaaatattctttaaacgaTTATTAGACCATTTTACtgttcactatattatagtcaaaataagtttttttcagAAGATCATATGGAGAccaaatgtttgtaaaatataatctacAGTGGACGTATTTTGGGACAAGTGTTTCTCAAATAGTCCCATCTGGAGGGTGAACCTTACACTGAGAAACCAAGTTGAATTTGCCGCACacatgtttttgttttacatacagaaatgtataaaatatacctactcaatacatacataatatatatatatcgatttCCTTTTACACAGTAGTAAACCAGTCGACACTGGAAAAGATTTATCGAAAATCTAGGAAACGGAAATGTGTTcctattttgcatattatgtatattcataacctttatactatattatagcattatatgAACAATTACGAGATAAAGTATGCCTGTAGAAGTTGTGGTTGAGGATGAAGAGGATGATGATGAGGTACGGGAGGGGGTGTTGGGGGAGGAGTAGCCGTCGAGTTTAGGGACCACTGGCCGTCGGCGGCGGTCATGCCATGACATGTGTTCCAATGATCGGGAGCACGCACGAGGGATGAGTGCcggattattattatcatcaccgTCGTACCGGTCGGTGCAGCATCACCGCgcgcaatattaaataataatactatgttataCGGCCGCAGTACACGTCCGTTCACGTAATACGTCTATCCGAGTCACGTCCGTCACGTACCGCAGTCCATCGCCACGCACAGCACGGCGATGCATGCGATCGCCGTCGGCGTTTTATGGGCCCTAGTGGCGCTGCAGCTAGCCCGCCCGGTTTGGCCGGAGGTGCTGACGCCGCCGTACTTCAACTTGGCCGAGGGCCGCCGGATCACCGCCACCGCGACTTGTGGCCAGGGCCTGCAGGGCCCCGAACTCTACTGCAAGCTGGTCGGAGCCAACTCGGAGCGCAACGTCGACTACGAGGGCAACCTTGTCATACAGGGACAGGTAAGCTGATGGTggaagtaaatataataatatgacgttgcGAGAACGAAATGAAGGGAAAGAAGATGTACCGCGTCATCTGCAGTTATATGCATAATTTTACCGATTTCGATCGTCAGAAAACCACCCCGTCATCTATTATATGCCTATACAGTGGCATACTTAGACGTACATTTTCGGGGAGGGGTAATCAAGAAATTGGGTGACTTTAACTAaacgaaaaaattttaaacgaaatttcagaaaaaaattgtcAGGTTTAAAAAATATCGCGTGGAGCTGGTTATTCCAACAatcgatattaaattattatattagcttGGACGAAAATCCAAacgtgaaattatttttgaatttatctaTCCTCAAATAtgaaacaattttgtttaagaatatataatttttttctttcgtaaaaTTCACTaactctataatctatatagtctGCATCACTGCATATGAATTGTACATTATACCGTACCTATGCATCTTGATTTTTCATCACGTTTCAAGTTAAATGTCGTCAATAAATACCGTTCTGATTTCCCTGATttcctacttatattatattatatcaggaccattaatattatttttttcaaatactcgTGCCACAGAGACTGGAATCCTTATGATTTTTAGGGTTTCAGAACAgttcctataaaaaaatatttattattattatttcttaaaaattaagaaatactgTTTCGGttcatatcaaaattaaaatttaatgtttttgttagataatatcgattttagcccattctattataatttataggtatacaaaaatttaaCTGATCAAAATGGTAAAACCAATAAGATGGGACAATACCTTTACAGTACTCTCGAATTATTGGTTTTGgtgtataaaacatttaaattagagCTTTGGTAAGTTACTGAGTCCtagtttcaatattttcaaagggTTCCGGCTCTAAAACCAGTTCGTCTCGGCATAGTTCCGATGCATCAAATCTAGAATAATCCTTCTTACATAAAATGGTAATGTTGATCAAAAGTGCATTTGTGCAAATATAGGTCTTGAAAATTATTCTGAGTAATAATAATCTTGGCGAATTTCAAGATCTTAATTTGTTTGGTGGATTTCTAGTCCcaaatggtatatatatatggtgtatatatggtgtatatataataacatattatataatataaagctttTTAGATTCAATGGCGGTGATTTTCAAATTCGATTCTAACATCTAACTTATCAATCAACGTAAACCTACATCatgaaatcattttttgaagttattatatatttagcacACACACCTAAATCGTAAATAAAATTCGTCAATAAATCGTCAACATTCTCTTCAtatatgtatgttgtatatttgtatatatagttactatgtatattatagtataataatataaccgacaACATAAGCATAACTCTACAAATACTCTGTGTAGAAATAGATTGATctcaaataaatatacaatacattttcgtTTCAGTTATTCTCTCAAATACCTATAGTCCTATCTTTATGAAATCGGCACTAGTCGtaaagtatatacataatattatattagtatttaattattagtacaaaatacaaataccctaataaactaatttttaaataatgtataatctgAATTGAAAATCTTAcgattattaaaacaattattcataAGATAAGTACGAGTCTCCAGCATTATgcaataaaagtaacttaatcCCAATTCTAGTTAAAAACTTTGAGCAGTCTGTTACTTCTCtgttaatcaaataaattattcactttCAAAATGTCAAGTTTTCCAAACTCCAACAAATACATGTTATACACCTTTTGGGTATTGTCCTGTAATGTCTATTTTAATGCTTTCaactaacataaataattttatacttatgtaaataaattattcagatGTTTAAcgaataatgaattaaaaatattgttggccttatctttaaacttttaatttcataaaaactgtaaaatttttaaactaaattataactatatttaaaaaattttcatcaTCATTCCTAATAGTTGATCTTGagacgaacatttttttaaattatttaaaattcttatccAAGTTAAATTCTAGCACTGTGAAAAATCAAACTGTatacattgaaatttaaaattgttatgccatattttttaaaaacataattttaaatgtttactttatATTCTGCTATTAATTCaagttgattattatattaatgataggtacatgattgttaatttttatttaaatatgtaaattattattttttagaattaaaaacgtcgatttgttttttattaagttaaaaaattatattggtttaCCTACACAGAAAAAGGAAACACTATTTATCAATTTGACAACGTggtttaaaatttgatgaaattctatcagattctgagcggagcgaggaagctagtggtttatTAGAATcgggtttatttatttatttttttttatcctgtatacaaaattttcaccagaaagagtgcttcgacttcaacatatagtatcttatcttttaaaaaattggatcaagatggtacttaagAGAAAAATGTTTCGATTGttatgccacgggaaaaaccaccgacatattacgaaaaaccgctaaaaacgggatatttaatttataacgcattatttatagaaacgaataaaatataataatattacaatattaattgaacttacaggctataataaataataacaatataaaatatccagactgacaaaccgtctccgcttagaatcgtttttcttatacatgacattatatcattgaattcaagtttataCATCCATTATACATTAACCCActcgtaacctactgtacagcagagcgacatccatttacgCACCTATAtgttaaacataaattttatagttaataatattaagtttactgtaaattatagaattaagtaggtatctaataataacaatgcattaaaaaataaatgtatgtatcaatatttatgggtattttggttatttttattatcgatATCTTATAATTTGATGTATGAACTGCAACCATATTGAGTACCTAACTTTAGCTTTTTGACTTGaagataaaatgttatcaacattCCTATAggaattatagtatttatagagTATATATACtctataaatacttcaaaaagatccaaaattattttcttactaTGTctagaaaatactaaaaaaaatattttttgaaaactttatgtacctgtaatctatatattatgtcattaatttttaaattgctacaaaataacaaaatagattttgtaaaaaattggtATTCCcgttttttagtaaattttttttttagtttttcattttaaaaatggttttctacttttgagttttgactcCTTAAAGTGCCAACTGATAACTAGATTCGATTTTATACGATAAACCACCATACAATTTGAACATCAAATTGAAATTCTTTTCTGGTAATAAAATAGTCTtcacacaaaaaaacacacacttCATTGTTAACCCATTACCTAATCCAttattcattgctccgctcagaatccaaaaatacaaaacaaattaaatatctttGGCGCACTAAAGTAGTTATATGAACGTCaagttaaaagataaaatatatttaatgatgaaATACAAATCccagttttttataatttacatttatttacctataatattacataggtatatcactgtattatctattaaaataatgtaggaaataatatctatatagtatcCAATATTCTAGTGCTCTATAGCTAGtgtctatatatataacctatatgatacatattattattatgtatacctaaacaaatatttttaaagttgcaTCCTTTTAACAATGTAAAccattatttgattatttttaatcctATTTAAATGTTAGAAAAAAGCAATGCCAAAAAtagatgttaaaaatacatatcagATTTTCATACACTTTGACATCCTTTAATTTTGGATAAACTCCAAGGTGTAAATTATACGTTTAGCTTTATGGTTGCATATgtgatatgtaatatatatatactacagtTAGATTAtccgtttttagttttttactattagtttattattttcttatacctaACTTATAAGTCAGGGTTGGCTTAACCGTTTACATAGTtttctattttgatttttgactgATATTTAGGATTTTGTCACATAAATAGCTTAGGTTTAAAATCACGGcatatatgaattatgaataccATTAATTACTAACAATTCACTAGCAGgcctattaaaatttataacgtGTGATAGGTACTGTAGGTACTgtttacaataagtaataactgttaTTTTCTCTAATGATTTTTGGCCACCTTTTTACTATAATACCATTAAAAACTGAATAGTGTATGTATTGGAGACCCAATACTATACTGAAATCTAGAAgtgatatttacaatattgtgaatattttagtGACGTTTTCTTGTTTGAGGGGAATGCTATTTAACTATTAAGGtccaatatatatagtataaacccATATGgctacaatagtataatatattagtatatagtagtacattagtacctatatattatatacttcatacttcataaacagtaaacataccACCTGACAGTATTTTTCTTACATGTATTGGCTGTACTCTGTATGAATATGGTCTATGactgtatagtataatttttaatctttataatGGCGTTttctttattaggtacctattttaattttgttttatttttaattgtttaataaactatggAGATTATatgattacctatttaataagtTAAGACAAGGCGCATAATGTTTCGACCTAATCCTTCAGgaaaattattacattgaatatttgaatgtatattttaattttaaaatttcttgattagcataatataaatagaacgattatcagtttttataatGCAGTATCATACTTTATAATAGACCCGCTGGCAAATAGTTGGTTATTGAGatgtttaattatgtaaaataatgtaaaacgcTATAGTCAActcaaaattattactatttgtttatttactatTCAATTAAAAGTTATGAAACCCCGAAAACACGGCacgaaaaaagtaaaaaatttacgCAAACGTGTAGATAACTCAAAATTTGCACGATTCGGTACACGAGTGAAGTACCCAGTCGTGTCGTTAATTGCCACCATAGTTTTACGTCATGTATCTGATCAAATATTCCTTGCCCCCTTATTTGGCCATTTTCTTTTTAGTCTTCTCAGTGGATTATAAGGAATGGTGATTGATGACATTGATTTTGGTTCAAATGGATATTTTTGTGATGTAGTATATTTTTGTTGCTATTTTATTTACAGTTGGGATTTGTAAAACCTATTATTATGCTGTGCATTATTGCGTGTTGGTCATATACAACACGAGACTCCTGTTATTTTcctatatatacttttaatgtCAGGTTGCATAAACGACCACGTTATATATAGTGAGTTGATTtcccttaaacatgatttaatgGCCCATGGTGCATTCGATTTTATggaaccattaaattaatacattttttatgaaccccacataaaacatataattttgaatagctATTGTACAGGTATTATATTTGAGGGGttaggtaaatttaaattccGTACCTATGACCAGAGGgaggttataatttttttatatattatgaggaCGTTGCACCTGTCTCAGTCTGACACACATACTACCTAGAatattttcgttcactagtttcaatagtgtgctgttagttttaatattagagtgaattgaacaATTATCACACTTTAAGGTAAGAACATCCATCTGTGTTCGCTAgttgtttttttacgatattttaatttttaagtgaattatgatcattttcaaatattaaaatcttatatactcataactcacttaaaaattaaaataatgtccCCTCTCCCATTTGTATGTTGACATGTCAACTGCCAGTGTTAAAGAGTTTATGTCCGTCGtctagtaattaaataaatatatattatttatgtcttcACCCTCAATCAGTATCTCATTGGTAAAATGTCGATCAAcagtaaaatagataataatatattttagatcaCGGAGCTCAAATTAATAAACCTGTTAACAGTTTGCAATATACGATTAAGCGATAGATTTCCTTGAGTCTTGACCCAtaccaatacattttacaactaTAAACTACTAACAATAAGTATCTTAATTTCTCCAGCCAAACTGCTCTGCAAACAATGTTGTCACCAAAAgctaaactattttaatattttatatacgttcgttaaaatatttaagacgaGAATGTGTTGTACCAAACGTAATACTtgtcctatatattttataatttatctacacGGCTACCCTGTCCTTCAAGTATCGAATGTACTTATAACGTCACagatttaatacataaaataatcgtatttaaattatagcgatctatgcatatataatgttattggaAGCATTTACCTCTTGTTCGAATTCGTCATCGGGCAACGATAATCTGGAGTCGGATCCGCTACGGCGGGATCGTGCCGGTGACGAAGATCTATACTCGTCAAAGGCCGATGAGCCGGACGTGCCGAACAGGCTTTTTGGGCTGGAGTCGAAGAATCCACTCGCGGGCTTGGCTGCGGCTGGTGCGGCCGAAGAACCGTAATACTTGCGGTCCAGGTGGTCCATCATTGGCTTATAGTAACCTTCGCCGATGTTGTAGTTGCAGTCGTACACCCGGGTCCGGGGACGGCTCAAAAGTGTCCGTCTTTCTGACATGCTGCTGTTTAGGTATTACTGcgtgaataataaacaaataagaataatatataatattatagatatcgaatttatttaatataataatattttcaataagttatttttgaacaaattgtTACTAAACAAAccgaaaataaatttttaacaatattatgaaaatatatacatttatatattttatagtattgttatttatatttatatttatttcataaataatctaGGCATTTATTATAGGGTATACCTACTTAGAAGTAAACTATTATATcgaccaaaaaatttaaaatgggtttaaattttatatttgtgcaAGAACTATCACAACGAACACTTTATAGTTTTGTGCAGTTATaccatttatcataatatatttttaattttttactatgaTAAATTGACATAACCATAAAATAAGAAGATCTGTGGTATAATATAACGTAGTGGTCGTGGGTGAAAAAGTTATCACTATAGCGATGATACTATTTTAGCAAAAactcaaatatataggtacctactcaataaatagcaaaataggtaggtataggtacttacaacggTTGAAATATATaaggttattgcatattatatccccttttccatataatatttgatgataaacacaaaaatgtcaacaaaaagGGAGACAAATCAAGTTCATATGGTGATTCAAAATCGATATCTGTGATATCCCGttacacagttatttttatcCAATGATAACAATCTAAGACTATAATATGGAATAATCTGTATATTTCTACCATGGTACTATAATACTTccttattttgaaaatacaaatatgtcCATTTGTTGATTACGCGACTATAAGCtaaattaaatgcaattttaaaatggtATAGTAAAACTGTCACCTTACAAATTATTAGGAAcctattggcgattgaaagcttatcaactATCAGGCTGGCGCGGGTGGAATGTGGATCTAtaacggggaacatgtaaaataacatataaatgatacacagtgTCCCCGtaacatcttatcaatttcaatcgccaatacctagaaagatttatatatattgtaagtcttattaatttttttatttttcaaaatatatttaacagcaatatcaatatgttataaaatcaataactaacaatttatatgtatgggttaaaatgtattcaaatatgccaaataatattgtgtactaaATATTTGTGCATAACatgaatcaaatttatttagaaCAAATTCTGAGTACGTATTGGCCTGTGCATTGTATCTACGAGTCTTAGTACAAAAGTAAGGtatttaatgtgtttatttcgttaaaaaaatgttagagcTTAATCATTTTTTGAGTGGTCAATTTTTTATCGTTTCCGCCGAGAAGTTATACAACTTTCacgtaatttaatgtttatggttgtatttatatgttttatatattctCATCAAATTAAATCTGAGCGTTGTAAAACGAATTGGCCCAAAGCCAATATTTAtagccatatattataatataattctatatttttttttatcgtggtcaaaagtatatgtttttaatttgtttaattttattggtCAAACAATTAAAAGTAACTTATCATAGAATTAATTGTTTGGCAATATTATGCagtctaaataaaattaaatgatcgTAACGATATCGATTGTGTTTGGTTTTTTTACTCcagttttcgtataatatacttcAGTAAGTAGTAATGCAGTGCAACAAAAACTACAAATAGGTACCACGTCGAGTTTCAAAAAAACGTATAAGCATAATTTCAAactttaggtatacttataaattataacatttcttTGTAAGCTATAAGCCaactaacattttaatttattattttgttcgttaaaattctttattttatttcctatctaaattaaaatgactactattatattatactataaaacctttaaaactaaaatattaatgttatgttttttGGCCCAggaattaaaagttatataaatgtacaataataatgagtaATCAACGAACAGCCATACTGTaggcttatattatttaataagaacttatttttatacaccGAGGTTctcaaaaaataactatatattataaatttgagaatattttaaatgtttggcGTATCAACTTTTGTAAACGGATTATGGAAGTAGTTACTAGGTCTAGTACGTACCCATTGCTTACGGTAGTATCCGTCTAGTATTGAACTATACGTGTAGGTATgtctatgatatataataatttacatacatagtaataaccacctatatatttgtaacaatacacaatgtgtttttattttaaaactattattataaaataatttacggtataattaatattaaattgtagtgTCTAACTATCTAAGTAGTAAGCACCAACAATTTTATGTCacggaatatatttatataatctcGTGAGATGGGTGTGagggaaataaaatatacatttaaataatagtcaaaatatttgaacaccttaattataaaaaaaaaatgtaatgtttttacaaatcttatagtattattaaaggTACTCAAATCATAAATAGATTTAGTAGGTTAACtgttaaggtatataatataattgaatacctatagggtacttacctactacttatgttttttcttttataatacgAAGAAACCGACAACgtaataatttgttgtaatataatattacatcattattataattataacacgaCAAGAGACTGACGTGTTTCAATCTAACGCAATAAACttatacttactacttacacACCTTTATTTTGCGtttttattacagttttatACTCAATCATGCTCATCAAGTTAATCAAACTTAATACTTTATAGTAAGTTACTAACATTAATAACATTAGATTATTTTGAAGAATTTTCTTTTCTTATGCAATATTGTAATTGATTTTTGTAtgcttgaaattttaaattatttataattatttcaaacaaaggattattttttaaggatttatatttttgatacatacaaaaattaagaataattgtttccaatgtataatatgaaacaaatataataatttatcactagatcctgaatatattaaaatataattttaccccacttgatttatttttggtatCGTCTCTCAAAAACTCTATAAATTGCAGTGTAACTATGCGTGCCTTATCTTCGAATACGGTAGCGTTCTCTGTGATCACTATCCACTGCATATGCAAGTGATGtggttaaaattttcaaaagacCATTTCTATACGTGCCACAGCATCCAACATTCTTTGTTCTCCCAACCATAACTACAACCCTGCAGTCCAATATTTCCTGAAACCTTCAAGTCTTGTTGACCACCCGCTTACATGCGGCTAATTTTCCATTTATATCCAACAGACTCACTGGAAAAATCAAAGCTCCTACGGCCTACGCACTTATATTTCTTGTTATTTAGTATACCATCAAGATCACTCATACAAATGTCATTTTTCATATATCTTATTCTCCTAATCTCTGAAACCTTTTTTGATAATTCCCATAAAATATCCGTCTAATACTCTAATGTAAACTATTAACGATAAGTACcacagtttttttaaacaaatttagatAAACCTGTTTCCAATCTGTATTCTATACTTGTATTCTCTAACCATTAATCTAACCATCGTTTTAATTTGGGTTTGTAtccgtatatttttattcttatattatttatgtattatgttctaTTATTTTTGCTATATAATTTCCTTAgtgttcttttaaaatatatatctacattGTAATATTCagtatgaaaatttattaagtCTCATAACTTAGTATgcatacaaaatgtaaataaatatgagtCCCTTAGCCTTGATTAAATATGAAGTTGTATactaaattaccaaaataatcAATGCAACTTTTTAATTCactttattcattttatgataattaaaaaaatcttataggTACGCTTACATGTTATGaactttatagttattattataagttattacatgttatacaaagtaggtatatcctatagaataatatgtttataaaattactttagaCTTAAGAATTAT
This portion of the Acyrthosiphon pisum isolate AL4f chromosome A1, pea_aphid_22Mar2018_4r6ur, whole genome shotgun sequence genome encodes:
- the LOC100575643 gene encoding uncharacterized protein LOC100575643, encoding MSERRTLLSRPRTRVYDCNYNIGEGYYKPMMDHLDRKYYGSSAAPAAAKPASGFFDSSPKSLFGTSGSSAFDEYRSSSPARSRRSGSDSRLSLPDDEFEQEVNASNNIIYA